The genomic stretch CAACCAAAAATTTAGCTATTGAAGTTCCGAAAGATTTTGGAACTGCCTTGAAGAAAAATAAAAATGCGTTTACAAACTTTAAAAATTTTTCTCCGTCAAAAAAGAAAGAATATATCGAATGGATTACGGAAGCCAAAACTGAAGCCACACGTACAAAAAGAATCGAAACATCTGTCGAACGGATTGCCGAAGGCAAAGCGAGAAACTGGAAATATGAAATGAGCCATAAGAACTTTACATACCCGAAACAATGACTATTTTGGTTCATTCCATCTGGCAATTAAAAATCAACAAGAATCAACAGATGAAAGAAAATAAATTTTATTTCTACACAAAAAACGATTAAATTCGTAGTAGCCTTGTAGTAAAGCTGTTTATCGGTTTATCAATTCATCTAATTTATAAAAACTCTTGACTACGGAAACTTTAGAAAAAGAACTGACCAAATATACCTTAGACGCAGAACAGGAAAAGAAAGAAATTCTCAGACGTTACCGCGCGCTCCTTAAGGTACTTCGTCCCAAATTCAAAAAGGGCGACAAAGAACTTGTGCGTCATGCGTTTGAAATGTCTGCCGAAGCGCACAAAACCATGCGGCGCAAAAGCGGCGAACCGTATATTTTTCATCCGATTGCTGTGGCAATGATTTGCGTGGAAGAAATCGGGCTTGGTGTGCGTAGCACCATTTGCGCGTTGCTCCACGATACTGTGGAAGATACCGATATTACTATCGAAGATGTAGCAAGGGAATTTGGAAATGAAATTGCAAAAATTGTTGATGGACTTACCAAAATCGCGACTGTTGTAGATGCCAGCACTTCGCAACAAGCAGAAAATTTTAAGAAGATTTTACTCACGCTGACGGACGACCCACGTGTAATCCTTATCAAGCTGGCAGACCGCTTGCATAATATGCGTACCCTCGACTGGATGAAGCCGGAAAAGCAATTGAAGATTGCCAGCGAAACCGTTTGGGTATATGCACCGCTCGCGCATCGTATGGGATTGTACGCGATTAAAACGGAAATGGAAGACCTTGCGATGAAATATCTTGAGCCGCAGGAATACCGCGACATTGCTCGTAAACTATCTGAAACAAAACGTGAGCG from Arachidicoccus sp. BS20 encodes the following:
- a CDS encoding YdeI/OmpD-associated family protein, which translates into the protein MTNKASEDTGGMGILGKITSLENLPSDEKIIQLIQQAMTLTEEGKTIQRKPATKNLAIEVPKDFGTALKKNKNAFTNFKNFSPSKKKEYIEWITEAKTEATRTKRIETSVERIAEGKARNWKYEMSHKNFTYPKQ